One Enterococcus silesiacus genomic window carries:
- a CDS encoding DNA polymerase III subunit epsilon yields the protein MRKKQTYAVVDLETTGTDPTVDRIIQFGCVLIQEGKIISRFATDINPNQAISKQIQQLTGISNSRVHKAPYFEDVALTIYNLLADTIFVAHNIYFDYSFLTQELLRCGTPKLKIPGIDTVELAQIFLPTEKSFRLGDLAESLGLIHDNPHQADSDAQVTAELLLLIEAKMRRLPLITMESIDRLSQQTGMDTSSYIHHIYEEMKQDIQPLAKEQHVVSGIALRKKEVPLFEEKLYGNPVFPQKKKAKEKVFADVIGYRSEQSRMMNLVYDHFTNDEHKNLFIEAATGTGKTLGYLFPLSYLATPDNPVIISTVSIVLQNQLTEKDIPLANQISPKPINAVIIKSHRHYIDLQRFKATLKNPVQQKQYALYQMGVLVWLVETETGDLDELQLTNFNHIFWRDVAHRGIDFLSDQDSLYQEDFVRFLYKKVRQSNVLIVNHAFLAQETLREIPLLPKSSYLIIDEAHHLPEIAGKIANRQFNYVSFKKQAALYLEEDQLFDQINQIFDTKTQEQRLLRIYSNALNDLIEEFSDLFYEINQLFKDEKRSHLEAMLLTKPVFDHLSLNGETSIQKIEILLTEMQEIQTRLQLSIVAELEKYTASERIIFVSLLQFFERIAFLYECFDIYVNRWEPRWIKEYSTTPQGYGLLAINDLEASILSETTWYDRYQRILYTGGTLKFGNDKKYLPNKLGLTNVSFKTLPDPYNYEENARLYIPTEAIAISQADAAEFAAYIAAVIQELSQQQDRSMLVLFTSHDILSSVYYRLHPQFLNAGRELLAQGISGSREKILKRFAHSKNSILLGADSFWEGVDLPGEALSLLIVTRLPFENPKRPFVKARYDYLEEKGVNPFTHEALPKAALRLRQALGRLIRSDSDKGALIVLDRRLVTAKYGKRMLKALPKELSVKEESLEAIALELKEFLNK from the coding sequence ATGAGGAAAAAACAGACCTACGCAGTAGTTGATCTAGAAACAACTGGGACCGATCCAACGGTTGACCGGATTATTCAATTCGGCTGTGTATTGATCCAAGAAGGAAAAATCATTTCCCGTTTTGCGACTGATATCAATCCGAATCAGGCCATCTCTAAGCAGATACAGCAACTTACAGGTATTAGTAATTCTCGTGTGCATAAAGCACCTTATTTTGAAGATGTGGCCTTAACGATTTATAACCTATTAGCTGATACCATATTCGTTGCTCATAATATCTATTTTGATTATTCCTTTTTAACACAGGAATTGCTGCGGTGCGGCACACCTAAATTAAAGATTCCCGGCATTGATACGGTGGAGTTAGCTCAGATTTTCCTGCCGACAGAAAAAAGTTTCCGTTTAGGCGACTTAGCTGAAAGCTTAGGGTTGATCCATGATAATCCTCACCAGGCTGATAGTGATGCACAAGTAACGGCAGAACTTTTATTGCTGATTGAAGCTAAAATGCGTCGCTTACCGCTGATCACAATGGAGTCGATTGATCGATTGAGTCAGCAAACTGGAATGGATACAAGCTCTTATATCCATCACATATATGAAGAAATGAAGCAAGATATCCAGCCTTTGGCAAAAGAGCAGCATGTTGTTTCAGGAATAGCCTTAAGAAAAAAAGAAGTTCCGCTATTTGAAGAAAAATTATATGGGAACCCAGTTTTTCCACAAAAGAAAAAGGCCAAAGAAAAAGTTTTTGCTGATGTGATCGGTTACCGGTCAGAACAAAGCCGGATGATGAATTTAGTGTATGATCATTTCACAAATGATGAACATAAAAATTTATTTATTGAGGCGGCGACTGGAACTGGAAAAACTTTAGGCTATTTATTTCCACTTAGCTATTTAGCCACGCCTGACAATCCAGTTATCATTAGCACAGTGTCTATCGTCTTGCAAAATCAATTGACCGAAAAAGATATTCCGTTAGCGAATCAAATTAGTCCTAAGCCAATCAACGCTGTAATTATTAAAAGTCATCGCCATTATATCGATCTGCAGCGGTTTAAAGCTACATTGAAAAATCCGGTACAGCAAAAACAATATGCCTTGTACCAGATGGGTGTTTTAGTTTGGTTAGTGGAAACGGAGACAGGGGATCTTGATGAATTACAATTAACGAACTTTAACCATATTTTTTGGCGTGATGTCGCGCATCGTGGGATTGATTTTTTGTCTGATCAAGATTCTTTGTACCAAGAAGATTTTGTCCGTTTTCTCTATAAAAAGGTTCGACAAAGTAATGTATTGATCGTCAATCATGCTTTTTTAGCACAAGAAACCCTTAGAGAAATTCCGCTCTTGCCTAAGAGCTCCTATTTGATTATTGATGAAGCCCATCATTTGCCTGAGATCGCTGGGAAAATTGCCAATCGTCAGTTCAATTATGTGTCATTTAAAAAACAAGCAGCGCTTTATTTGGAAGAAGATCAGCTCTTTGATCAAATCAATCAAATTTTTGACACTAAAACGCAAGAACAGCGGCTGTTACGGATTTATTCTAATGCTTTAAATGATTTGATTGAGGAGTTTAGCGATTTGTTTTATGAAATAAATCAGTTGTTCAAAGATGAGAAGCGATCACATTTAGAAGCAATGCTGCTAACGAAGCCAGTTTTTGATCATTTGTCGTTAAATGGAGAAACTTCGATTCAAAAGATCGAAATTCTTTTGACAGAGATGCAGGAAATCCAAACCAGATTGCAACTGTCGATTGTTGCTGAATTGGAAAAGTATACAGCATCTGAGCGGATTATATTCGTTAGTTTACTACAATTTTTTGAACGGATCGCATTCCTTTATGAATGTTTTGATATTTACGTCAATAGATGGGAGCCAAGGTGGATCAAAGAATATAGTACTACGCCTCAAGGATATGGCTTGCTTGCAATCAACGATCTAGAGGCAAGTATTTTATCTGAGACCACTTGGTATGACCGTTATCAGCGGATTTTGTATACGGGTGGAACATTGAAATTCGGTAATGATAAAAAGTATTTGCCAAATAAACTTGGGTTGACGAACGTTTCGTTTAAAACATTACCTGACCCATATAACTATGAGGAAAACGCGCGCTTATATATACCAACTGAAGCCATTGCAATCAGTCAGGCTGATGCTGCAGAATTTGCTGCGTATATCGCAGCTGTAATCCAAGAATTATCACAACAGCAAGATCGTTCGATGTTGGTTTTATTTACCTCACATGATATTTTATCCAGTGTTTATTATCGTTTACATCCGCAATTTCTAAACGCTGGTAGAGAACTGTTAGCACAGGGAATCAGTGGGAGTCGGGAAAAAATCTTAAAACGCTTTGCTCATTCAAAAAATAGTATTTTGCTAGGCGCTGACAGTTTTTGGGAAGGGGTCGATTTACCAGGAGAAGCGCTGTCGCTTTTGATCGTGACACGCTTGCCATTTGAAAATCCTAAACGTCCTTTTGTCAAAGCTCGCTACGACTATCTTGAAGAAAAAGGTGTCAACCCATTTACTCATGAAGCACTGCCTAAAGCAGCTTTACGTTTACGCCAAGCGTTAGGTCGCTTGATTCGCTCTGACAGTGATAAAGGTGCACTGATTGTTTTAGACAGACGACTAGTAACTGCAAAATATGGAAAACGTATGTTAAAAGCATTGCCAAAAGAGTTATCTGTGAAAGAAGAGTCATTAGAGGCAATAGCTTTAGAGCTAAAAGAATTTTTAAATAAATAA
- a CDS encoding peptidase: MQEQEDQKETRNTKILIGVIAALLVIIVVMTIFYIRSTQPRTQAKKEATEIAKEYAQLESVDNFYWFTRKETYFSVTGKNDKGEELAVIIPKAGEKVTVLNQKDGVEEGHIRQIIETDYKESNIQKISLGLYNDKPTWEVVTKNEDSSLNYYLLSFEKAEEIMIIKNV, encoded by the coding sequence TTGCAAGAACAAGAAGACCAAAAGGAAACAAGAAATACTAAGATCCTAATAGGTGTCATTGCGGCTTTATTAGTGATCATTGTAGTGATGACTATTTTCTATATTCGCTCCACGCAGCCAAGAACACAAGCGAAGAAAGAAGCCACAGAAATCGCGAAAGAATATGCACAGCTAGAGTCGGTTGACAACTTTTATTGGTTTACTAGAAAAGAAACCTATTTTAGCGTAACTGGTAAAAACGATAAAGGAGAAGAGCTAGCTGTAATCATCCCGAAAGCAGGAGAAAAGGTGACAGTCCTGAATCAAAAGGATGGTGTGGAAGAAGGGCATATTCGTCAGATTATTGAAACCGATTATAAAGAGTCAAATATTCAAAAAATCAGCTTAGGTCTATATAACGATAAACCAACATGGGAAGTCGTTACTAAAAACGAAGATAGTTCACTGAATTATTATCTGTTATCATTTGAAAAGGCTGAGGAAATCATGATCATTAAGAATGTCTGA
- a CDS encoding aspartate aminotransferase — MNISRRAQKLEPSVTLAASAKANALKAAGKDVLSLTVGEPDFTTPKNIQQAAIQAIESGKASYYTPSAGIKELREAVVKYIETYYQLNYQANNVIVTDGAKFALYLLFQAVLNPNDEVIIPVPYWVSYGEQVKLAEGVPVFISCAQEKEFKVTVEQLEEAKTAKTKLLILNSPSNPTGMIYSEDELRKIGEWAVANDILIVSDDIYGRLIYNGATFTPMATLSEAIRKHTIIINGVSKSYAMTGWRIGYAVGDETIISAMNDIASQSTSNPTAVSQYAAIEALVGGQDTVEIMRQAFEARLNEIYPLFAALPGFKMEKPHGAFYLFPNIKETLTMCGYTDVTKWVDDLLAEAQVALVTGAGFGAPENVRISYATDLDTLKEAVKRIAAFIESKSTK, encoded by the coding sequence ATGAACATATCAAGACGTGCACAAAAATTAGAACCCTCAGTCACCCTTGCAGCATCGGCGAAGGCTAATGCATTAAAAGCGGCAGGGAAAGATGTGTTGAGTTTAACTGTAGGTGAACCGGATTTTACGACGCCTAAAAATATCCAGCAAGCAGCAATCCAAGCCATCGAAAGTGGCAAGGCCAGCTATTATACGCCTTCAGCTGGTATCAAGGAACTTCGTGAAGCTGTTGTAAAATATATTGAAACGTATTATCAATTAAACTATCAAGCAAACAATGTGATTGTTACAGATGGGGCTAAATTTGCGTTGTATCTTCTTTTTCAAGCAGTATTGAATCCCAATGATGAAGTGATCATTCCAGTTCCTTATTGGGTGAGCTATGGGGAACAAGTCAAGTTAGCTGAAGGCGTGCCTGTCTTTATCTCATGTGCTCAGGAAAAAGAGTTTAAAGTGACTGTGGAACAATTGGAAGAAGCAAAAACGGCTAAGACGAAATTATTGATTTTAAATTCTCCTTCCAATCCTACAGGAATGATCTATTCTGAAGATGAATTACGCAAAATTGGTGAGTGGGCCGTCGCAAATGATATTTTGATCGTATCAGATGATATTTACGGTCGACTTATCTACAATGGCGCGACCTTTACACCGATGGCAACATTATCTGAGGCAATCAGAAAGCATACAATTATTATTAATGGTGTTTCTAAAAGCTATGCAATGACAGGCTGGCGAATCGGCTATGCCGTCGGAGATGAAACGATTATTTCTGCGATGAATGATATTGCGTCACAATCGACAAGTAATCCAACCGCAGTTAGTCAATATGCGGCAATCGAAGCTTTAGTAGGCGGACAAGACACGGTTGAGATCATGAGACAGGCATTTGAAGCCCGTTTAAATGAAATCTATCCTTTATTTGCCGCATTGCCAGGATTCAAAATGGAAAAACCGCATGGCGCATTTTATCTGTTTCCTAATATCAAAGAAACGTTAACGATGTGCGGCTATACCGACGTGACTAAATGGGTAGATGATTTATTAGCAGAAGCACAAGTCGCACTGGTAACAGGTGCTGGTTTTGGGGCTCCAGAAAATGTGCGGATCAGCTATGCAACTGATTTAGACACATTAAAAGAAGCAGTCAAGCGGATTGCCGCATTTATCGAAAGCAAATCAACTAAATAA
- the asnC gene encoding asparagine--tRNA ligase (catalyzes a two-step reaction, first charging an asparagine molecule by linking its carboxyl group to the alpha-phosphate of ATP, followed by transfer of the aminoacyl-adenylate to its tRNA) has product MEQIQIIDSKNHVGETVKIGAWIANKRSSGKIAFLQLRDGTAYFQGIVVKSEVPEEVFQLAKSLTQETSVWITGEIREDSRSKFGYEIGVTGIEVIGESHDYPITPKEHGTDFLMDHRHLWLRSSRQHAIMQIRNEIIRATYEFFNNNNFVKIDPPILTASTAEGTTDLFETNYFDQKAYLSQSGQLYMEAAALAFGKVFSFGPTFRAEKSKTRRHLIEFWMIEPEMAFMHQEESLEVQEQYVAFLVQSVLDNCDHALDVLERNREVLKKYTQLPFPRISYDEAVELLKKNGFDDIEWGDDFGSPHETFIANSFDRPVFILNYPKAIKAFYMKPHPTRDDVVICADMIAPEGYGEIIGGSERAIDHDYLLEQIRNHNLDEKEYSWYLDLRRYGSVPHSGFGLGLERTVTWLAGIEHVREASPFPRLLNRIYP; this is encoded by the coding sequence GTGGAACAAATTCAAATTATTGATTCAAAAAATCATGTAGGGGAAACAGTCAAAATAGGGGCTTGGATCGCCAATAAACGTTCAAGCGGAAAGATTGCTTTTTTACAATTACGTGATGGAACAGCTTATTTTCAAGGAATTGTAGTGAAAAGTGAAGTACCGGAAGAAGTCTTCCAATTAGCGAAAAGCCTAACACAAGAAACCTCTGTTTGGATCACAGGTGAAATTAGAGAAGACAGCCGTTCAAAATTCGGTTATGAAATTGGTGTAACAGGGATTGAAGTGATTGGTGAAAGTCATGACTACCCAATTACACCAAAAGAACACGGAACTGACTTTTTGATGGATCACCGTCATTTATGGTTACGTTCTTCACGTCAACATGCAATCATGCAAATCCGTAACGAAATTATTCGTGCAACGTACGAGTTTTTCAACAACAATAATTTTGTTAAAATCGATCCACCAATCTTAACTGCAAGCACAGCTGAAGGCACGACTGATTTATTTGAGACAAACTATTTTGATCAAAAAGCTTATCTATCTCAAAGTGGACAATTATATATGGAAGCGGCAGCGTTAGCTTTTGGTAAAGTGTTCTCATTCGGCCCAACCTTTAGAGCAGAAAAATCTAAAACACGTCGTCACTTGATCGAGTTTTGGATGATCGAACCAGAAATGGCTTTTATGCACCAAGAAGAAAGTTTAGAGGTGCAAGAACAATACGTGGCTTTCTTAGTTCAAAGTGTATTGGACAATTGCGACCATGCTTTAGATGTGTTAGAACGAAATAGAGAAGTCTTGAAAAAATATACACAACTACCATTCCCACGTATTTCTTATGATGAAGCAGTTGAGTTATTGAAGAAAAACGGGTTTGATGATATTGAGTGGGGCGATGATTTTGGCTCACCACATGAAACATTTATTGCCAATTCATTTGACCGTCCAGTCTTTATTTTAAATTATCCAAAAGCAATCAAAGCGTTCTACATGAAACCACATCCAACTCGTGACGATGTCGTGATTTGTGCGGATATGATCGCGCCAGAAGGCTATGGCGAAATCATCGGCGGTTCTGAAAGAGCCATTGACCATGATTACTTGTTAGAGCAAATTCGTAACCATAATCTAGATGAAAAAGAATATTCTTGGTATTTAGATCTACGTCGTTATGGTTCTGTTCCTCATTCAGGTTTTGGTTTA